Proteins encoded in a region of the Candidatus Obscuribacter sp. genome:
- a CDS encoding dipeptide epimerase has protein sequence MNTEKISLHFEPLDLTTRHPFGISYGTSSQTLNILVKLQYNGFTGLGEAAPASYHGESRETVMAVLGKMQAKEPEILGADPFAIQAVSANMDKMIAGNYAAKAAVEMAMHDLAGKVAGLSTYKMLGLSNGHPPMTDFTIGIDNLDMIERKTEEALELGHKLLKVKVGTNYDREIIKKVRKVAPNIPIRVDANGGWTVKQAVESAKFLHDNGVEFIEQPLPKFSHVDDFRFVKEHSPIPILADESICRAIDVARYAGAIDGVVVKLAKCGGILEALRVIGTARAHGMRVMFGMMIESSIGVTAATQLSSLCDYLDLDGALLLKDDPYKGASWQDGYMTLNYEPGLGVSLR, from the coding sequence GTGAACACCGAAAAAATCAGTCTGCATTTTGAGCCCTTAGACCTCACCACCAGACATCCCTTTGGTATCTCCTATGGTACCAGCAGCCAGACTCTCAACATCTTAGTCAAGCTCCAGTACAACGGCTTTACAGGGCTTGGCGAAGCCGCCCCCGCCTCTTATCACGGCGAATCCCGCGAGACAGTAATGGCAGTACTTGGCAAAATGCAAGCCAAAGAACCAGAAATACTAGGTGCTGACCCTTTTGCAATCCAGGCAGTATCAGCAAATATGGACAAGATGATAGCTGGCAACTATGCAGCCAAAGCAGCAGTCGAAATGGCCATGCATGACCTGGCTGGCAAAGTAGCTGGACTCTCTACATATAAGATGCTCGGTCTATCAAACGGTCATCCACCGATGACCGACTTTACAATAGGCATCGACAATCTCGATATGATTGAGCGCAAAACAGAAGAAGCACTCGAACTCGGTCACAAACTACTAAAAGTAAAAGTCGGCACAAACTATGACCGAGAAATCATCAAGAAAGTACGTAAAGTCGCACCTAATATCCCCATCCGTGTTGATGCCAATGGCGGCTGGACAGTAAAACAAGCAGTGGAGTCAGCCAAATTTTTGCATGACAATGGTGTCGAATTTATCGAACAACCACTGCCAAAATTTAGTCACGTAGACGACTTTAGATTTGTCAAAGAGCACTCACCTATACCGATACTCGCAGACGAGAGCATCTGCCGGGCAATAGATGTAGCCAGGTATGCTGGTGCTATAGATGGTGTCGTGGTCAAACTAGCAAAATGTGGTGGCATATTGGAAGCCCTGCGTGTCATAGGCACGGCCAGAGCACACGGTATGCGTGTCATGTTTGGCATGATGATTGAATCATCAATAGGAGTGACTGCCGCCACCCAACTATCAAGTTTATGTGATTATCTTGATCTCGATGGTGCACTCTTACTCAAAGACGATCCCTACAAGGGCGCGTCCTGGCAAGATGGCTATATGACACTAAACTATGAGCCCGGACTTGGAGTCAGCTTGCGGTAA
- a CDS encoding endonuclease/exonuclease/phosphatase family protein produces MSKKTLLNKSLNLLLYTPPLFIALSLSLCCALTCFAMGNQVPELCCHFIALYIVAALVLVIVIFVDVLFRRRFTGPAGVVLGLSLVVLVFCGFKMQPLYQRYEPAPDKSDLTMVHINLWGGRNNDRESLFKQIAPEDPDVIVVSELEGSWYRTLADKLGRKYPYVSSHPYNAGVGIYSKYPLLKPELRIEPLKNRARLLCQLGIKGDKPVGIMLVHPTVPIVPKSRFDARNKELTELYPAEIKTLGDEQILLGDLNCTPWSPYFDKLLAKGHLKDSERGFGFTPSWPTKMFLFVPLRPFLPIDHVLVSQGIVVKERRLLGEVGSDHLPVLVKLNLAKCR; encoded by the coding sequence GTGTCTAAAAAAACTTTGCTTAATAAGTCGCTCAATCTTTTACTCTACACGCCACCTCTATTTATTGCCCTGTCTTTGTCTCTATGTTGCGCTCTTACCTGTTTTGCTATGGGTAATCAGGTGCCAGAGCTTTGTTGCCATTTTATTGCACTGTATATAGTGGCAGCCCTGGTGCTGGTCATTGTCATATTTGTAGACGTGTTATTCCGGCGACGGTTTACTGGACCAGCGGGAGTTGTGCTTGGATTGTCTCTAGTCGTGCTTGTCTTTTGTGGCTTTAAGATGCAACCTTTGTATCAGCGCTATGAGCCTGCGCCAGACAAGTCTGATTTGACAATGGTGCATATCAATCTGTGGGGCGGGCGCAATAATGATCGTGAGTCTCTGTTTAAACAGATAGCACCAGAAGACCCTGATGTAATTGTGGTCTCTGAGCTGGAAGGCAGTTGGTATCGCACGCTTGCCGACAAGCTGGGGCGCAAGTATCCGTATGTCTCCAGTCATCCGTATAATGCTGGAGTGGGCATTTATAGCAAGTATCCACTCCTTAAGCCGGAGCTGCGCATTGAGCCTTTGAAGAACAGGGCACGATTGCTTTGTCAGCTCGGTATTAAGGGGGACAAGCCAGTTGGGATTATGCTCGTACACCCGACTGTGCCAATTGTGCCAAAGAGTCGTTTTGATGCACGCAATAAAGAGTTGACTGAGCTTTATCCCGCTGAGATTAAGACTCTTGGTGATGAGCAGATTTTGCTTGGCGATCTCAACTGTACGCCGTGGTCGCCTTACTTTGATAAGCTCCTAGCCAAAGGCCATCTCAAAGACAGTGAGCGCGGCTTTGGTTTTACACCGAGCTGGCCCACAAAGATGTTTTTGTTTGTGCCGCTGCGTCCTTTTTTGCCAATCGATCATGTCCTGGTAAGCCAGGGCATAGTGGTAAAGGAGCGGCGCTTGCTTGGCGAAGTGGGTTCAGATCATTTGCCGGTGCTGGTTAAATTGAATCTAGCTAAATGTCGCTAG
- a CDS encoding endonuclease/exonuclease/phosphatase family protein yields the protein MVNKLALLLREFYTGFIHLFVSVCTLALVLICALSCFGLHSRIAELCCHFMVACLYGAVILTGLVVFDAIAFKRRLRIAILNFVLLITVLGFVINRVEPLWSRVDIAPGSYNLTLLHANIWGRLNFDHETLFKQIAATKPDIILVSELTGKWSTLITDKLKDTYPYSFARPANGLGIYSKYPLETSDLRKIKYQSRARILARVKHPDVGSVTILVAHPVNPVGAPNNLAARNEEFLLYPQELSSTGDPAILVGDLNCTPWSPYFDKLIKDGNLKDSERGFGLQPSWPGVVVPPLLPIDHVLVSQSIEVKERRMLAPFGSDHLPLLVKLKVGTK from the coding sequence ATGGTTAACAAATTGGCACTGCTCCTCCGAGAGTTTTATACAGGGTTTATACATCTGTTTGTAAGTGTTTGCACTCTTGCCTTGGTGCTTATTTGCGCGCTTAGTTGTTTTGGTCTACACAGCCGCATAGCTGAGCTTTGCTGTCACTTTATGGTGGCATGTCTTTATGGTGCTGTGATTTTGACCGGTCTAGTGGTGTTTGATGCAATTGCCTTTAAGAGACGACTACGCATTGCTATTTTAAATTTTGTGCTATTGATTACTGTACTGGGTTTTGTCATCAATAGAGTAGAGCCGCTCTGGAGCCGGGTTGATATTGCGCCAGGTAGTTACAACTTAACTCTTTTGCATGCCAATATCTGGGGCAGACTAAACTTTGACCATGAGACATTGTTTAAGCAAATAGCGGCAACAAAACCCGATATCATCCTCGTCAGTGAGCTTACTGGTAAGTGGTCGACTTTAATTACCGACAAACTCAAAGATACATATCCATACAGTTTTGCCAGACCAGCAAATGGTCTGGGTATTTATAGTAAGTATCCGCTCGAGACTAGTGACTTGCGTAAGATCAAATATCAAAGTCGAGCACGGATACTGGCTAGGGTCAAGCATCCAGATGTAGGTTCAGTGACGATTCTCGTGGCTCACCCCGTTAATCCAGTCGGTGCTCCTAACAATCTAGCGGCTCGCAACGAGGAATTTTTGCTTTATCCACAAGAGCTTAGTAGTACAGGAGATCCGGCAATCCTGGTGGGAGATTTGAATTGCACTCCCTGGTCACCGTATTTTGACAAATTGATTAAAGATGGCAATCTCAAAGATAGTGAGCGAGGGTTTGGTTTGCAACCCAGCTGGCCAGGTGTAGTGGTGCCGCCGCTTTTGCCAATTGATCATGTGCTTGTTTCGCAAAGTATCGAGGTTAAGGAGCGCCGTATGCTTGCTCCTTTTGGCTCGGATCATTTGCCACTACTGGTCAAACTCAAAGTGGGGACAAAGTAA
- a CDS encoding GNAT family N-acetyltransferase encodes MTSKSTVKIRPAKQEDAPAIVAVHYSAVHTTAANDYEVSILDEWSNTSAERIDKLTRQIKDNPEKTVMLVAELNSKIVGFCEVVPTLEELRAVYVDPKASRQGVGQALLHALEEVARKHHCKRLWLDSSLTAVPFYTAHGFINDGPGEHVLNSGQKMLCVKMHKDLSNL; translated from the coding sequence GTGACTAGCAAATCGACCGTAAAAATTCGCCCGGCCAAGCAAGAAGATGCCCCAGCTATCGTTGCGGTGCACTACAGCGCAGTCCACACCACAGCAGCAAATGACTATGAAGTCAGCATATTGGACGAATGGTCCAACACTAGCGCTGAGAGAATCGATAAGCTAACACGCCAAATAAAAGACAACCCTGAAAAAACAGTAATGCTCGTTGCTGAGCTAAACAGCAAAATTGTGGGATTTTGCGAGGTCGTGCCGACACTGGAAGAATTGCGCGCAGTCTATGTGGACCCAAAAGCAAGCCGCCAGGGAGTAGGTCAAGCACTCCTGCATGCTCTGGAAGAAGTAGCACGAAAGCACCACTGCAAAAGACTTTGGCTTGATTCATCACTGACGGCAGTGCCATTTTATACAGCACATGGCTTTATCAACGATGGTCCTGGCGAGCACGTACTAAACAGTGGACAAAAAATGCTCTGCGTTAAGATGCACAAAGATCTATCAAATTTGTAA
- a CDS encoding endonuclease/exonuclease/phosphatase family protein, with translation MSIAGLCLYRLIPFYLSVDRPRESNLSLLHLNLLGHYNHDQKTMFDQLESLKPDIVLVSELCGGWEKFLDTRMLASYPYCDNLPVSGFLRIYSKYPFKYAQLRHITYGDRARILARIDHPTLGPITIILAHPYIPLGPPGHFAARNEELAIYPKELHEFGDPAILVGDLNCTQWSPYFGKLLEDGNLKDSARGFGFAPSWPAMYSPPFLPIDHVLVTQNILVKERRLLGAAGSDHYPLFVRLAVNSSN, from the coding sequence TTGAGCATTGCGGGGCTCTGTCTTTATCGCCTGATACCATTTTATTTGTCGGTGGATAGACCCAGAGAGTCTAATCTAAGTCTTTTGCATCTCAATCTTTTGGGGCACTACAATCACGATCAAAAAACCATGTTTGATCAACTAGAGTCGCTTAAACCCGATATTGTGCTCGTCAGTGAGCTATGTGGTGGCTGGGAAAAGTTTTTGGATACACGCATGCTTGCTAGTTATCCATACTGTGATAATTTGCCTGTGAGCGGCTTTTTGCGAATTTATAGTAAATATCCATTTAAGTATGCCCAACTGCGTCATATCACATATGGTGACCGTGCTCGTATACTCGCTCGTATAGACCATCCGACGCTTGGACCCATCACTATTATACTAGCGCACCCTTACATACCGCTGGGACCGCCTGGTCATTTTGCCGCACGCAATGAGGAGTTGGCAATCTATCCAAAAGAATTACATGAGTTTGGTGACCCGGCAATTCTTGTGGGAGATTTGAATTGCACTCAGTGGTCACCGTACTTTGGTAAATTACTTGAAGACGGCAATTTAAAAGACAGTGCCAGAGGATTTGGGTTTGCGCCTAGTTGGCCTGCTATGTATAGTCCACCTTTTTTGCCAATTGACCATGTCCTTGTCACTCAAAATATCCTGGTTAAGGAGCGCCGGTTGCTTGGTGCTGCAGGCTCTGATCACTACCCGTTGTTTGTGCGGTTGGCTGTGAACAGTAGTAATTGA
- a CDS encoding endonuclease/exonuclease/phosphatase family protein has translation MFKSVLRWLNAAYTIVFYLVVTALTLALLLVCGLSCFGAAHLYCELSCHLIVLYLLAAFFVLLVVGLDAAIFRRMSLIARIDIGCLFLILFYCGYKMAPLWMREDKAPQRANLTLLHFNLHGDKNKDYQSFFEQIADANPDIVMVSESSKEWSRVLAKKLEIKYPYFDKSGFKSEFGFYSKYPIKLYNLKEIEFVHRKRLFAQVVHPELGPITILLVHPVTPIFNFAARNEELALYPKELKEFDTPRILVGDMNCTLWSPYYERMVKEGELKDCERGFGFAPTWPDVTVKPFITIDQFLVSKDLAVKDRRVLGYAGSDHLPVLVKLGLAEPLTASTAPTTYLTHQR, from the coding sequence ATGTTCAAATCGGTCTTACGCTGGCTAAACGCTGCTTATACCATCGTCTTTTATTTAGTTGTGACGGCTTTAACACTTGCACTCTTGCTGGTATGTGGTTTGAGTTGCTTTGGTGCAGCTCACCTCTATTGCGAGCTGAGCTGTCATTTGATTGTCTTATATCTATTGGCGGCATTCTTTGTTTTGCTTGTAGTTGGTTTGGATGCTGCAATTTTCAGGAGAATGAGCTTAATTGCAAGAATTGATATTGGTTGTTTGTTTTTGATTTTGTTTTATTGTGGTTACAAAATGGCGCCACTCTGGATGAGAGAGGACAAGGCACCACAAAGGGCTAATTTGACTTTGCTGCATTTCAATTTGCACGGCGATAAAAATAAGGACTATCAATCATTTTTCGAGCAAATAGCTGATGCTAATCCGGACATCGTTATGGTTAGTGAATCTTCAAAAGAATGGTCAAGGGTACTGGCTAAAAAACTAGAAATTAAGTATCCGTATTTTGATAAGAGTGGCTTTAAAAGTGAGTTTGGGTTTTACAGCAAGTATCCGATAAAACTGTACAACCTCAAAGAGATAGAGTTTGTTCATCGTAAGAGGTTATTTGCACAGGTGGTGCATCCTGAGCTTGGACCAATCACAATTTTGCTTGTGCATCCTGTGACGCCAATATTTAACTTTGCTGCTCGTAACGAGGAGCTGGCGCTCTATCCAAAGGAGCTCAAAGAATTTGACACACCGCGCATACTCGTTGGTGATATGAACTGCACCCTGTGGTCTCCGTATTATGAGCGCATGGTCAAGGAAGGCGAGTTAAAAGACTGTGAGAGGGGCTTTGGCTTTGCTCCTACCTGGCCTGACGTGACGGTCAAGCCGTTTATAACTATTGATCAGTTTTTGGTTTCAAAGGATCTTGCTGTTAAGGACCGTCGCGTGCTCGGCTACGCTGGCTCAGATCATTTGCCAGTGTTGGTAAAGCTTGGTCTTGCCGAGCCTCTGACGGCAAGTACTGCGCCTACTACCTACCTGACTCATCAAAGGTAG
- a CDS encoding GntR family transcriptional regulator produces the protein MKFTINKESSVPIRDQLIEQLGLAIASGSLKPQEKLPSIRALADRLGVHYSTITAAYNHMAETGLLEVRQGSGVRVASSGRRFENESTSLSIDEMFNDFLARASERGYSVDDVKACVSRLNSRSPVKRILAVDGNKDFFQIIQGELSPHFKVPVVCITPDELMQDLKQIDDSLLVSSLYHLFSFQKHIKDLTRLVACNIEPARNELEQVEKLPKSSLLALVSTSPHLMEMAAKLVAAMRGDEVAVRAVLKEDEVEVKYLVKHADLFLVDSVSAKTVAQYVPEKKLLVFHLYSHSTIELIKERLAKWG, from the coding sequence ATGAAATTTACTATCAATAAAGAAAGCTCAGTTCCAATTCGCGACCAGCTCATCGAGCAACTCGGACTGGCCATTGCCTCCGGATCGCTTAAGCCTCAAGAAAAACTCCCCAGTATCCGTGCTCTAGCTGACCGTCTCGGGGTGCACTACAGCACGATTACGGCTGCTTACAATCACATGGCAGAGACTGGCCTCTTGGAAGTACGTCAGGGTAGCGGGGTGCGTGTAGCATCAAGTGGTCGCAGATTTGAGAATGAAAGCACTTCTCTATCTATAGATGAGATGTTTAACGACTTCCTCGCCCGCGCCTCCGAGCGTGGCTACTCGGTCGATGATGTCAAAGCCTGTGTTAGCCGCCTCAATAGTCGCAGCCCTGTAAAACGCATCCTGGCAGTGGATGGCAATAAAGACTTTTTCCAGATTATTCAGGGTGAGCTTTCTCCACATTTTAAGGTGCCAGTGGTTTGCATTACTCCAGATGAGTTGATGCAGGATTTAAAACAAATTGATGATTCACTTCTGGTATCAAGTCTCTATCACTTATTTAGTTTTCAAAAGCATATAAAAGATCTGACCCGCCTTGTCGCATGCAATATCGAGCCCGCTCGCAATGAGCTGGAGCAGGTTGAGAAGTTGCCCAAATCAAGTCTCTTAGCTCTTGTATCGACGAGTCCGCACTTGATGGAAATGGCCGCAAAACTAGTCGCTGCTATGCGCGGAGACGAGGTCGCAGTGCGCGCTGTGCTCAAAGAAGACGAAGTCGAAGTTAAGTATCTCGTCAAGCATGCTGATTTGTTTTTGGTGGACAGTGTCTCGGCTAAGACTGTTGCCCAGTATGTGCCGGAGAAAAAACTTTTGGTATTTCACTTGTACTCGCACTCCACAATTGAGCTAATCAAAGAGCGTCTCGCTAAGTGGGGATAG
- a CDS encoding transcriptional repressor, which translates to MVEKQTQNSREDNLSNSSSMEAIAEIIRSIPRGDHLTAPEVYELAKQRGLKLSLSTVYRTLNKLKADGNVITVSGDRGLRYESVEDQAHDHLICLGCGLTIEFYDELIRGFGHNVALRKGFDHTTSRFDILGYCEKCKVNDESHKLDALQDSALSAIEKTESALDDLKIAVEFMKQRKTARAGAPGRAALQKLNEAVADLDFLMGSISPE; encoded by the coding sequence ATGGTCGAAAAACAAACCCAAAACAGCCGCGAAGACAATTTGAGCAATAGCTCCAGCATGGAAGCGATTGCCGAAATCATCCGCAGCATCCCGCGAGGCGACCATTTAACCGCCCCGGAAGTCTACGAATTAGCCAAACAGCGCGGACTCAAGCTCAGTCTGTCGACTGTATATCGCACACTCAACAAGCTAAAAGCCGACGGCAACGTGATTACCGTATCTGGCGACCGCGGTCTTAGATATGAATCAGTTGAGGACCAGGCACATGATCACTTGATTTGCCTTGGCTGCGGTCTGACCATAGAGTTTTACGATGAGTTGATAAGAGGCTTTGGTCATAATGTCGCCCTGCGTAAAGGCTTTGATCACACCACAAGCCGTTTTGACATCCTTGGCTATTGCGAAAAATGCAAAGTCAATGATGAGAGCCACAAACTAGACGCTTTACAAGACAGCGCTCTTAGTGCCATAGAAAAAACCGAGTCAGCTCTCGATGACTTAAAAATCGCAGTAGAGTTTATGAAGCAACGCAAGACTGCAAGGGCCGGAGCTCCAGGACGAGCAGCCTTGCAAAAGCTCAACGAGGCAGTAGCAGATCTCGATTTTTTGATGGGCTCAATTAGTCCTGAGTAA
- a CDS encoding glycosyltransferase family 2 protein, with the protein MSQVSSKSEPVLSPQFEPGLVSIVIPNWNGKHFLADCLDSLLKQTYTNIEIIVVDNGSKDGSVEFLKENYEIVKVPQFEVNTGFSVAVNRGIVESKGEFIALINNDTVVDKNWVKELVKGMGEHPECGSLGCKMLAFDDHTLLDGVGDGYRRGGLPGRIGHREKDTGLFDTGRYILGACGGAALYRRSMLVDIGLFDQDYFAYLEDVDIGLRAQTAGYKCFYVPTAIIYHLGCGTTGSGYSPLVVRLSSQNNFNTIVKNIPMPLLLKFLPHIAFWQSYYFAVVIVRGGQVVPWLKGAWGAVKLLPRMLAKRARINASRKVTLKYYEDIIVESERDLEEARKRLYAAKQS; encoded by the coding sequence ATGAGTCAAGTCAGTTCAAAGTCCGAACCGGTTTTAAGTCCTCAATTTGAGCCAGGTTTAGTTTCAATTGTTATTCCAAACTGGAATGGCAAGCACTTCTTGGCTGACTGCCTTGATTCACTGTTGAAGCAAACTTACACCAATATTGAGATCATTGTTGTCGATAATGGCTCTAAAGACGGTTCTGTCGAGTTTCTCAAAGAAAACTACGAGATAGTCAAAGTGCCTCAATTCGAGGTAAATACAGGCTTTTCGGTGGCTGTTAATCGCGGCATTGTTGAGTCCAAAGGCGAGTTTATCGCACTTATAAACAACGATACGGTAGTTGATAAAAACTGGGTTAAAGAGCTGGTTAAAGGTATGGGCGAACATCCCGAGTGTGGTTCGCTGGGCTGTAAAATGCTTGCTTTTGATGACCACACATTGCTCGATGGTGTTGGTGATGGCTACAGACGTGGTGGCTTGCCTGGTCGTATCGGTCACCGCGAAAAGGATACCGGTCTATTTGATACTGGTCGTTATATCCTTGGCGCCTGCGGCGGTGCTGCACTATATCGTCGCTCAATGCTAGTTGATATTGGTCTCTTTGATCAGGATTATTTTGCTTACCTTGAGGATGTCGATATCGGTCTGCGTGCTCAAACAGCTGGTTATAAGTGTTTTTACGTGCCGACAGCAATAATCTATCACCTTGGTTGCGGCACTACTGGTAGTGGCTACAGTCCATTGGTAGTCAGGTTGTCATCGCAAAACAATTTTAATACCATCGTTAAAAATATTCCGATGCCACTATTGCTCAAGTTTTTGCCACACATAGCATTTTGGCAAAGTTATTATTTTGCAGTAGTGATAGTGCGTGGTGGTCAGGTGGTGCCCTGGCTCAAAGGTGCCTGGGGTGCAGTCAAACTCCTGCCGCGTATGTTAGCTAAGCGCGCCAGAATAAACGCCAGTCGTAAAGTCACACTCAAATACTACGAAGACATTATCGTCGAGTCAGAACGCGATTTAGAAGAAGCGCGCAAGCGTCTATACGCAGCAAAGCAATCGTAA
- a CDS encoding glycosyltransferase family 4 protein, with the protein MGTVKSKILIITLEPIGESMAGPAIRALEIGKRLASEFEVTVYSSAAGTRPKNLPANVRLVQGGGKRVLAELALGHTAIFIQANVLKPFPFLANMGKHLIVDLYDPYLFAVLVQYKNDPVQASASYRLMHQVLELHMTRADFTVCASERQRDYWLGRFCALGRVTPEMYGLDPSLRKLIDVVPYGLPVEPPQKTSAPGLRQRIPQLGQSPVLLWGGGIWDWFDPLTVIKAVKQCHSDIPDLKLVFMGTKSPNDKVPIMDMTLKARQLSDELGLTDKSVFFLDGWVPYEDRVNYLLDATIAVSAHFDLPETRFSFRTRILDYFWCGLPILTTQGDQLAELIDGYKAGQALPYQDVDGWASSIKKILLNPEELKSMQQGARRLAEKFYWDDNVEPLRKFLREPHHLPAFEKVTMPSLFERAHAVYRRGGQELILKRSKELLGDILK; encoded by the coding sequence ATGGGCACTGTTAAATCGAAAATTCTTATCATCACTCTTGAACCAATCGGCGAAAGTATGGCCGGTCCTGCCATCCGTGCTCTTGAAATTGGCAAAAGATTGGCTAGCGAGTTTGAAGTAACTGTCTATAGCTCAGCAGCTGGCACGAGACCCAAAAACTTGCCAGCCAATGTAAGGCTAGTGCAGGGCGGCGGTAAGCGCGTTTTAGCAGAGCTTGCCCTTGGTCATACAGCCATCTTTATACAGGCAAATGTGCTTAAGCCTTTTCCATTTTTGGCAAACATGGGCAAGCATCTCATTGTTGACCTTTATGACCCTTATCTGTTTGCAGTCTTAGTCCAGTACAAAAACGACCCAGTGCAGGCGTCAGCCAGCTACAGACTGATGCACCAGGTGCTGGAGCTGCACATGACAAGAGCAGATTTTACAGTCTGCGCCTCCGAGAGACAGCGCGACTACTGGCTTGGCCGCTTTTGTGCGCTTGGTCGCGTCACGCCTGAGATGTACGGACTGGACCCCAGTTTGCGCAAACTAATCGACGTTGTGCCTTACGGTCTGCCTGTAGAGCCACCCCAAAAGACAAGCGCCCCTGGACTGAGGCAACGCATCCCTCAATTGGGTCAGAGCCCTGTCCTACTCTGGGGAGGCGGCATCTGGGATTGGTTTGATCCGCTCACTGTAATAAAAGCAGTCAAGCAATGTCATAGCGACATCCCAGATCTCAAGCTGGTTTTTATGGGCACCAAGTCTCCCAACGATAAAGTGCCAATCATGGACATGACTTTAAAGGCACGCCAACTGTCTGATGAGCTGGGTCTCACCGACAAGAGCGTGTTTTTCCTTGATGGCTGGGTGCCATATGAGGATAGGGTCAACTATTTGCTCGATGCCACAATTGCAGTCTCTGCACACTTCGACCTGCCCGAGACCCGCTTTTCGTTTCGCACCCGCATTCTGGACTATTTCTGGTGCGGTCTGCCCATTTTGACCACCCAAGGCGATCAGCTCGCTGAGCTTATCGATGGCTACAAAGCTGGTCAGGCACTGCCATACCAGGATGTGGATGGCTGGGCAAGCAGCATCAAAAAAATACTCTTAAATCCAGAAGAGTTAAAAAGTATGCAGCAGGGCGCCAGACGACTGGCAGAAAAGTTTTATTGGGACGACAATGTAGAACCTTTGCGTAAATTTTTGAGAGAGCCGCATCATCTGCCCGCTTTCGAAAAAGTAACTATGCCAAGCCTGTTTGAACGCGCGCACGCTGTGTATAGAAGAGGTGGACAAGAGTTGATTTTGAAACGCTCTAAAGAGCTACTTGGTGACATACTAAAGTAA
- a CDS encoding CHAD domain-containing protein encodes MDTLVKAIPEHLLTLNWFELEEARALSILDDLTVELKELKGKLSPSKVHKCRVVIRRWYSIWEILEVDHWGDENYDRKVKKPLGKINKALGKLRDLDVNINFAEEYQAPLYVLSAWRKKRARIGRKMVQKIAELKPKKVAKNLAEHLSLRAYELERMLLPLPEEEIVMPASEKPFISPLEAASYQHIERFLLEAEAEAKNHAALAKTPVQLHELRLTIKRWRYLLTEFFSVTNIDLVKAQQLLGKHHDLIRLKEMVEKSARKLKGSQSQKEIAECTTRINLELTRLEDEIQLVKKALPFGLRPYKVSKLIG; translated from the coding sequence ATGGACACGCTAGTCAAAGCAATCCCCGAACATCTCCTCACCCTTAACTGGTTTGAGCTAGAAGAAGCACGCGCACTCAGCATCCTTGATGATCTAACCGTCGAATTAAAGGAACTCAAAGGCAAGTTGTCACCCTCAAAAGTGCACAAATGCCGGGTCGTAATCAGGCGCTGGTACTCCATTTGGGAAATCCTGGAAGTCGACCATTGGGGCGACGAGAATTACGATCGCAAAGTCAAAAAACCGCTGGGCAAAATCAACAAAGCCCTGGGCAAATTGCGCGATCTGGACGTCAACATCAACTTTGCCGAAGAATATCAAGCACCACTCTATGTGCTGTCTGCCTGGCGCAAAAAACGCGCTCGCATCGGGCGCAAAATGGTGCAAAAGATTGCAGAACTAAAGCCCAAGAAAGTGGCTAAAAATCTAGCCGAACATCTCTCTTTGCGCGCATACGAGCTTGAGCGCATGCTTTTGCCTTTGCCCGAAGAAGAAATCGTCATGCCTGCCAGCGAAAAACCCTTTATCAGCCCGCTGGAAGCAGCTAGCTACCAACATATAGAGCGGTTTTTGCTAGAGGCCGAAGCTGAAGCCAAGAATCATGCCGCCCTGGCTAAAACACCTGTGCAATTGCACGAGCTGAGGCTGACAATAAAACGCTGGCGTTATCTCTTGACAGAGTTTTTTAGCGTCACCAATATCGACCTGGTCAAAGCGCAGCAGCTACTTGGCAAGCACCATGATTTGATCAGACTCAAAGAAATGGTCGAAAAATCTGCTCGTAAGCTCAAAGGCAGTCAGTCTCAAAAAGAAATCGCCGAATGTACGACAAGAATCAACCTGGAGTTAACTCGCCTGGAAGACGAAATCCAACTCGTTAAGAAGGCTTTACCATTTGGTCTGAGACCCTACAAGGTAAGTAAGCTGATAGGCTGA